The proteins below are encoded in one region of Bacteroides uniformis:
- a CDS encoding class I SAM-dependent methyltransferase, with protein sequence MINTALLPADKDPMGAAIADYFKRHKADRLRVFSSQFDEDEIPVEELFRTEKQMPLLERTALQMATGKILDVGAGSGCHSLTLQEAGKEVHAIDISPLSVEVMKQRGVRSVSQTNLFNEQFADEYDTILMLMNGSGIIGKLENLPDFFRKMKLLLRPGGCVLMDSSNLSYLFEEEDGSIVINLAGDYYGEVDFQMQYKNVKGDSFDWLYIDFQTLSIYAAENGFKAELVKEGTHYDYLAKLSRQA encoded by the coding sequence ATGATAAATACAGCCTTATTGCCTGCCGACAAGGACCCGATGGGCGCAGCCATAGCCGATTACTTTAAACGGCATAAAGCCGACCGCCTACGCGTGTTCTCTTCACAATTCGATGAGGACGAAATTCCCGTCGAAGAGCTATTCCGCACAGAAAAGCAAATGCCCTTGCTGGAGCGTACTGCTCTGCAAATGGCGACCGGAAAGATTCTGGATGTGGGTGCCGGTAGCGGTTGCCATAGCCTTACCCTGCAAGAAGCCGGAAAAGAGGTCCATGCCATCGACATTTCCCCGCTTTCCGTGGAAGTGATGAAGCAGCGAGGTGTGCGTAGCGTATCACAAACCAATCTGTTCAATGAACAGTTTGCCGATGAATACGACACTATCCTGATGCTGATGAACGGTTCCGGCATTATCGGAAAGTTGGAGAATCTGCCTGATTTTTTCCGGAAGATGAAGCTACTGCTCCGGCCTGGAGGCTGTGTTTTAATGGATTCCAGCAACCTGAGCTATCTGTTCGAAGAGGAAGATGGCAGTATTGTTATCAACCTTGCCGGTGATTACTACGGAGAGGTAGACTTCCAGATGCAATACAAGAATGTCAAAGGCGACTCCTTTGACTGGCTCTATATCGACTTTCAGACCCTGAGCATCTATGCTGCCGAAAATGGCTTCAAAGCAGAGCTGGTGAAAGAGGGTACACATTATGACTATCTTGCCAAACTATCCCGACAAGCATAA
- the tilS gene encoding tRNA lysidine(34) synthetase TilS: MQKVVQYIERHKLFSLDDKILVALSGGADSVALLRLLLSLGYTCEAAHCNFHLRGAESDRDEHFVRQLCLEHRVTLHTVHFNTEQEAKERHISIEMAARELRYAWFEKTREACSAAVIAVAHHQDDSVETLLLNLIRGTGINGLRGIRPRNGHIVRPLLCLDRKEIVGYLESIGQAYVTDSTNLQDEYTRNKIRLNLLPMMQEINPSVKESILKTAEHLDDAASIYNIGIEEAKLRVKTPEGISIGALRQEAAPETVLFEILHPLGFNAAQVRDICRTLDGQPGKVFATPGWRVIKDRGSLLIEPVQEAVKPLLEIKEHPYTPDFMIPRNKATACFDADKLQHPLSLRLCRQGDSFVPFGMKGRKKVSDYLTDRKFSLLRKERQWVLCCGDDIIWLVGERVDNRFRIDKKTRKVLVVSTIDQ, translated from the coding sequence ATGCAGAAGGTAGTACAATACATCGAGCGCCACAAGCTCTTCTCGCTGGACGACAAGATACTTGTGGCACTGAGCGGCGGGGCGGACTCCGTGGCGTTGCTGCGCCTGCTCCTCAGCCTGGGATACACATGCGAAGCCGCCCATTGCAACTTCCATCTGCGCGGAGCGGAATCCGACCGCGACGAGCACTTTGTACGCCAACTCTGCCTGGAGCACCGGGTGACGCTGCACACCGTCCACTTCAACACGGAGCAGGAAGCAAAGGAACGGCATATCTCCATCGAAATGGCTGCAAGGGAATTGCGCTACGCGTGGTTCGAAAAAACAAGGGAAGCATGCAGTGCAGCTGTCATTGCCGTCGCCCACCATCAAGATGACAGTGTAGAGACATTGCTGCTCAATCTGATTCGCGGTACCGGCATCAACGGATTGCGGGGTATACGCCCCCGAAACGGACATATAGTCCGCCCCTTGCTCTGCCTGGACAGAAAGGAAATCGTCGGTTATCTGGAAAGTATCGGGCAAGCCTACGTGACGGACAGCACCAATCTGCAGGACGAATATACCCGCAACAAAATACGCTTGAACCTGCTTCCCATGATGCAGGAGATAAACCCCTCCGTCAAGGAAAGCATCCTCAAAACGGCAGAGCATCTGGACGATGCCGCCTCTATATATAATATAGGTATAGAAGAAGCCAAACTGCGAGTCAAGACACCGGAAGGCATAAGTATCGGCGCCCTGAGGCAAGAAGCGGCACCGGAAACGGTCTTATTTGAAATTCTGCATCCGCTTGGATTCAACGCCGCACAAGTAAGGGACATCTGCCGGACATTGGACGGACAGCCCGGCAAAGTCTTTGCCACCCCCGGCTGGCGTGTCATCAAAGACCGCGGCTCGTTGTTGATAGAGCCCGTACAGGAAGCCGTAAAGCCCTTATTGGAAATAAAAGAACATCCTTATACACCGGATTTCATGATTCCACGCAACAAAGCCACCGCCTGCTTTGATGCCGACAAACTCCAGCATCCCCTCTCGCTACGCCTTTGCAGGCAGGGAGACAGCTTCGTGCCCTTCGGCATGAAAGGCCGGAAGAAGGTAAGCGACTACCTGACCGACCGCAAGTTCTCCCTTCTGCGCAAAGAACGGCAATGGGTGCTTTGCTGCGGAGATGACATCATCTGGCTGGTGGGAGAACGGGTGGACAACCGTTTCAGAATAGACAAAAAAACCCGGAAAGTGCTGGTCGTATCAACCATCGACCAGTAG
- a CDS encoding VOC family protein, with protein sequence MEIKSKFDHFNINVTNLERSIAFYEKALGLKEHHRKESSDGSFTLVYLTDSSTGFLLELTCLKEHPQAYELGENESHLCFRVSGDYDAIRQYHKENGWVCFENTAMGLYFINDPDDYWIEVLPEK encoded by the coding sequence ATGGAAATAAAAAGTAAATTCGACCATTTTAATATCAATGTCACCAACTTGGAACGTAGCATCGCATTCTACGAAAAGGCACTGGGGCTGAAAGAACATCATAGGAAAGAGTCGTCCGACGGCTCTTTCACTCTGGTCTATCTGACCGACAGCAGTACCGGCTTCCTGCTGGAACTGACCTGCTTGAAGGAGCATCCACAAGCCTACGAATTAGGGGAGAACGAGAGTCACCTCTGCTTCCGCGTATCCGGTGATTACGACGCCATACGCCAATACCATAAGGAAAACGGATGGGTATGTTTCGAAAACACAGCAATGGGACTGTACTTTATCAATGACCCGGATGACTATTGGATTGAGGTACTGCCGGAGAAATGA
- a CDS encoding TlpA family protein disulfide reductase has protein sequence MKKVGFLIFCLFAMCSMAGKAQDVVADSTGYIVKVGEMAPDFTVKLTDGKSITLSGLRGKVVMLQFTASWCGVCRKEMPFIEKDIWLKHKSNPDFMLIGIDRDEPLEKVIAFGKSTGVTYPLGLDPGADIFAKYALRKAGITRNVLIDKEGRIVKLTRLYNPEEFASLVKEIDGMLSE, from the coding sequence ATGAAAAAAGTTGGATTTCTGATTTTCTGTCTGTTTGCTATGTGCAGCATGGCAGGCAAGGCGCAGGATGTAGTGGCGGACAGTACCGGCTACATCGTTAAGGTAGGGGAGATGGCTCCAGATTTTACAGTGAAGCTGACGGATGGGAAAAGCATTACCCTTTCGGGACTTCGTGGGAAGGTGGTCATGTTGCAGTTTACCGCGAGCTGGTGTGGGGTATGCCGTAAGGAGATGCCTTTCATTGAGAAGGATATATGGCTGAAGCATAAGTCGAATCCGGATTTTATGCTGATTGGCATCGACCGTGACGAGCCGTTGGAGAAAGTGATTGCTTTTGGTAAGTCAACCGGAGTGACCTATCCTTTGGGTCTGGACCCGGGAGCGGATATATTTGCGAAGTATGCGCTCCGCAAGGCAGGTATCACACGCAATGTCCTGATTGATAAGGAAGGGCGTATTGTGAAGCTGACACGTCTGTATAACCCTGAAGAATTTGCTTCTCTGGTGAAGGAGATTGACGGAATGCTTTCTGAATAG
- a CDS encoding pirin family protein, whose amino-acid sequence MKKVIDKSDSRGHSLYDWLDSHHTFSFDEYYNPRRMNFGALRVLNDDRVAPGKGFGTHPHKNMEIISIPLKGKLKHGDNHQNSRVITPGDIQTMSAGTGIYHSEMNGSDTEAVEFLQIWVMPEKLNTPPAYQDFDVRPLLRKNEMALIVSPDGDAPARLLQQTWFSIGEIEAGKKIDYHMHQSHSGAYIFVMEGEVKVDGTILSRRDGMGVYETGSFELETLKDSHILFIEVPM is encoded by the coding sequence ATGAAAAAAGTTATAGACAAATCAGACAGCAGAGGTCATTCCCTATATGATTGGCTTGACAGCCACCACACCTTCAGTTTCGACGAGTATTACAATCCCCGCCGGATGAATTTCGGCGCCTTGCGTGTACTGAACGACGACCGTGTGGCTCCGGGAAAGGGCTTCGGCACACATCCTCATAAAAATATGGAAATCATCTCCATTCCCCTGAAAGGGAAACTGAAACATGGGGACAATCATCAGAACAGCCGCGTCATCACTCCGGGAGATATACAAACCATGAGCGCCGGCACCGGCATCTACCACAGCGAAATGAACGGCAGTGACACTGAAGCGGTAGAATTCCTGCAAATCTGGGTGATGCCCGAAAAGCTGAACACACCACCCGCATACCAGGACTTCGACGTACGTCCACTCCTGCGCAAAAATGAAATGGCACTAATAGTATCCCCTGACGGCGATGCTCCTGCCAGACTGCTACAACAGACCTGGTTTTCTATCGGTGAAATAGAAGCCGGAAAGAAGATTGACTACCACATGCACCAATCGCATTCCGGTGCATACATCTTCGTAATGGAAGGTGAAGTCAAAGTGGACGGCACAATACTCTCACGTCGTGACGGAATGGGAGTATACGAAACCGGCAGTTTTGAGCTGGAAACATTGAAAGACTCTCACATTCTCTTCATAGAAGTACCGATGTAG
- a CDS encoding 2-hydroxyacid dehydrogenase, translating to MAYTIAFFGSKPYDEASFNEKNKEYGFELRYYKGHLNKHNVILTQGVDAVCIFVNDTADTEVIRLMADNGVKLLALRCAGYNNVDLKAAADRGITVVRVPAYSPYAVAEYTVALMLSLNRKIPRATWRTRDGNFSLHGLLGFDMYGKTAGIIGTGKIAKKLICILRGFGMNILAYDLYPDYNFAREHQVVYTSLDELYHNSDIISLHCPLTEQTKYLINDYSISKMKDGVMIINTGRGQLIHTNALIEGLKNKKIGSAGLDVYEEESEYFYEDQSDKIIDDDTLARLLSFNNVIVTSHQAFFTREALANIASTTLQNIKDFMNHKPLENEVKA from the coding sequence ATGGCATACACTATCGCATTTTTTGGCAGCAAACCTTATGATGAAGCGTCTTTCAACGAAAAAAACAAGGAATATGGTTTTGAGCTCCGCTACTATAAAGGGCATCTTAACAAGCACAACGTTATTTTAACCCAAGGAGTAGACGCAGTCTGTATTTTCGTGAACGACACGGCCGATACCGAAGTTATCCGTCTGATGGCAGACAACGGCGTGAAATTATTGGCGTTGCGCTGCGCCGGCTACAACAATGTAGATTTAAAGGCAGCTGCCGACCGTGGCATTACCGTAGTGCGTGTCCCTGCTTACTCCCCTTATGCCGTAGCAGAATATACCGTTGCCCTGATGTTATCCCTCAACCGTAAAATTCCACGTGCTACCTGGCGGACACGAGACGGAAACTTCTCGCTGCACGGACTTCTGGGCTTCGACATGTACGGAAAAACTGCAGGCATCATCGGCACGGGAAAAATAGCCAAGAAACTGATATGTATCCTGCGTGGATTCGGCATGAATATTCTTGCCTACGACCTCTATCCCGACTATAATTTCGCCCGTGAACATCAAGTGGTATATACCAGCCTGGATGAGCTATATCACAATTCGGATATCATCTCCCTGCACTGCCCGCTGACTGAACAGACCAAATATCTCATCAACGACTATTCCATCAGTAAAATGAAGGACGGAGTAATGATTATCAATACCGGACGTGGACAACTCATCCATACCAACGCCCTGATTGAAGGACTAAAAAACAAGAAAATCGGCTCTGCCGGCCTGGATGTGTACGAAGAGGAAAGCGAATACTTCTATGAAGACCAATCGGACAAAATCATTGATGACGATACCCTGGCGCGGCTACTGTCCTTCAATAATGTCATCGTCACTTCGCACCAGGCCTTTTTCACACGCGAGGCACTGGCAAACATTGCTTCGACAACCTTGCAGAACATCAAAGATTTTATGAACCATAAGCCACTGGAGAACGAGGTCAAGGCATAG
- a CDS encoding MBL fold metallo-hydrolase produces MKLDYIYHSGFAIEADGVTVIIDYYKDSSEEVFNKGIVHDYLLEKPGVLYVLCSHFHPDHFNREVLSWKKLRPDIRYIFSKDILKHRRASAEDATYINKGDTYEDEHIRIQAFGSTDVGISFLIDLQGRRLFHAGDLNNWHWSEESTPQEIRKAEGDFLAEVRELQQTAPAVDVAMFPVDSRIGKDYMRGAEQFVERIKITIFVPMHFSEDYQGGNAFRQFAESKGCRFLSIAHRGESFELPNL; encoded by the coding sequence ATGAAACTTGATTACATCTACCATAGCGGCTTCGCGATTGAAGCGGACGGAGTGACGGTCATTATCGATTACTATAAAGATTCCTCGGAAGAGGTTTTCAATAAAGGTATCGTGCACGACTATCTCTTGGAAAAGCCGGGCGTACTCTACGTACTATGCTCGCATTTCCATCCCGACCACTTCAATCGCGAAGTTCTTTCATGGAAAAAACTGCGGCCCGACATCCGCTACATATTCTCCAAAGACATCCTGAAGCACCGCCGCGCCTCAGCGGAAGATGCCACCTACATCAATAAGGGCGACACCTACGAAGACGAACATATCCGTATCCAGGCCTTCGGTTCTACCGATGTGGGTATCTCCTTCCTGATAGACCTGCAGGGCAGACGGCTGTTCCATGCCGGTGACCTGAACAACTGGCACTGGAGCGAGGAATCCACTCCGCAGGAAATACGCAAGGCCGAAGGTGACTTTCTGGCCGAAGTGAGAGAGCTGCAGCAAACTGCACCTGCCGTAGATGTAGCCATGTTTCCGGTGGACAGCCGTATCGGAAAAGATTATATGCGTGGAGCAGAACAATTCGTGGAACGAATAAAAATCACTATATTTGTACCGATGCACTTCAGCGAAGATTATCAGGGAGGCAACGCATTCCGGCAGTTTGCCGAGAGCAAGGGATGCCGCTTTCTGAGCATTGCACACCGTGGTGAAAGTTTCGAACTCCCCAACTTGTAG
- a CDS encoding 4Fe-4S binding protein gives MNIDEVQLITFSPTCTSKQVGEAIVHGTGISSVSKVDLTLEAAGKREVPSHALAVITVPVYGGHVAPLALERMKELHADGAPAVVVVVYGNRAYEKALVELDAFVTRLGFKVIAGATFVGEHSYSSEKYPVAAGRPDADDLEYAKLFGEKIRAKIAAAEDMEKLYGVDVTRIQRPRQPFFPLLRFLRRVVKLRKSGVPMPRTPQVDAERCTHCGYCVKHCPAGAIIKGDECNTVAEKCIKCCACVKGCPQKARTYDTPFAVLLSDCFKKQKEDRIIL, from the coding sequence ATGAATATAGATGAAGTACAGTTGATAACTTTTTCACCTACTTGTACCTCTAAACAAGTGGGAGAGGCAATTGTTCACGGAACGGGAATTTCGTCTGTCTCCAAAGTGGACCTCACCTTGGAGGCGGCGGGTAAAAGGGAGGTGCCTTCCCATGCTTTGGCGGTCATCACGGTGCCCGTATATGGCGGTCATGTGGCTCCTTTGGCATTGGAGCGGATGAAGGAGCTTCATGCTGACGGTGCACCTGCCGTGGTTGTGGTGGTGTACGGCAACCGGGCCTATGAGAAGGCTTTGGTGGAATTGGATGCTTTTGTCACGAGGTTGGGCTTCAAGGTAATTGCAGGTGCTACGTTTGTAGGAGAGCACTCTTATAGCAGTGAGAAATATCCGGTGGCAGCCGGACGTCCGGATGCGGACGACTTGGAGTATGCAAAGCTTTTTGGTGAAAAAATACGTGCTAAAATTGCGGCGGCCGAAGATATGGAGAAACTGTATGGGGTGGATGTGACCCGTATCCAGCGTCCGCGCCAGCCTTTCTTCCCGTTGCTCCGCTTTTTGCGCAGAGTCGTCAAGTTGCGTAAGAGTGGGGTGCCTATGCCCCGTACTCCGCAAGTGGATGCGGAACGTTGTACGCATTGCGGATATTGCGTGAAGCATTGTCCTGCAGGAGCCATTATAAAAGGAGACGAGTGCAATACGGTTGCAGAGAAATGCATCAAATGTTGTGCTTGTGTGAAAGGCTGTCCGCAGAAGGCGCGCACGTATGACACGCCGTTTGCCGTATTGCTTTCCGATTGCTTCAAGAAACAGAAGGAGGACAGAATTATTCTGTGA
- the feoB gene encoding ferrous iron transport protein B has translation MRLSELNTGEKGVIVKVLGHGGFRKRIVEMGFIKGKTVEVLLNAPLRDPIKYKVMGYEISLRRQEAEMIEIISEQEAKEQAVQPDYHEGLGENMHLGEDELKQLALGKRRTINVALVGNPNCGKTSLFNIASGSHEHVGNYSGVTVDAKEGYFDFQGYHFRIVDLPGTYSLSAYSPEEIYVRRHIINETPDIIINVVDSSNLERNLYLTTQLIDMNVRMVIALNMYDELEASGNTLDYVKLSQLFGVPMLPTVSRSGKGIEQLFHVIINIYEGGDFLDHKGRMRSEILSDLRSWHQEYVPDHDFGSHKEEVEQPRGFFRHIHINHGPELERSIEEVKRVISVNENIRHKYSTRFLAIKLLENDEDLKKIVEELPNGKEILAVRDREEARIAEVVNEESEQAITDAKYGFIAGALRETYVDNHQDTSRTTQIIDSIVTHRVWGYPIFFLFLYLMFEGTFVLGDYPMQGIEWLVGELGDLICNNMSEGPLKDLLVDGIIGGVGGVIVFLPNILLLYFFISLMEDSGYMARAAFIMDKIMHKMGLHGKSFIPLIMGFGCNVPAIMASRTIENRKSRLVTMLINPLMSCSARLPIYLLLVGAFFPNNASFVLLVIYAIGILLAVVMARLFCRFLVKGDDTPFVMELPPYRMPTSKAIFRHTWEKGAQYLRKMGGIIMVASIVIWALGYYPNHDEYESVTEQQENSYIGRIGKAMEPVIEPLGFDWKLGIGILSGVGAKELVVSTLGVLYADDAEADAVSLGERIPITPLVAFGYMVFVLIYFPCIATLAAIKGESGSWKWAVFAGLYTTALAWLMSFAIYQIGGLFL, from the coding sequence ATGCGTTTGTCCGAATTGAATACCGGTGAAAAAGGTGTAATCGTAAAAGTGCTGGGACACGGTGGTTTCCGCAAACGGATTGTGGAAATGGGATTTATTAAAGGTAAAACAGTGGAGGTCTTGCTGAATGCCCCACTACGCGACCCTATCAAATACAAAGTAATGGGATATGAGATTTCTCTTCGTCGGCAGGAGGCTGAGATGATAGAGATTATCAGTGAGCAGGAAGCTAAGGAGCAGGCTGTGCAGCCCGATTACCACGAGGGGTTGGGCGAAAACATGCATCTGGGCGAAGATGAGCTGAAGCAACTGGCCCTCGGCAAACGCCGCACCATAAATGTGGCTTTGGTGGGAAATCCCAACTGTGGTAAAACTTCTCTTTTCAACATCGCTTCCGGTTCGCACGAGCATGTGGGCAATTACAGTGGCGTTACGGTAGATGCCAAGGAGGGGTATTTTGATTTCCAAGGTTACCACTTCCGTATTGTCGACCTTCCCGGAACCTATTCCCTCTCGGCCTACTCCCCTGAAGAAATCTATGTCCGCCGGCACATTATCAATGAAACGCCGGATATCATTATCAATGTTGTGGACTCTTCCAACCTGGAACGCAATCTCTATCTCACCACCCAGCTGATTGACATGAACGTGCGCATGGTGATTGCACTGAACATGTACGATGAGCTGGAAGCCAGTGGAAACACGCTGGACTATGTAAAGCTCAGCCAGTTGTTCGGAGTTCCGATGTTGCCTACGGTCAGCCGTAGCGGAAAAGGCATTGAACAGCTGTTCCATGTGATTATCAATATTTACGAAGGCGGCGACTTCCTCGACCATAAGGGCAGGATGCGCAGCGAGATATTGAGTGACCTTCGCAGCTGGCATCAGGAGTATGTTCCCGACCATGACTTCGGCAGCCATAAAGAAGAGGTGGAACAGCCGCGCGGCTTTTTCCGCCATATCCACATCAATCACGGTCCCGAGCTGGAACGTAGCATTGAGGAGGTGAAGCGCGTCATCAGCGTCAATGAGAACATCCGTCACAAATATTCCACGCGTTTCCTTGCCATCAAGTTGCTGGAGAACGACGAAGACTTGAAAAAGATTGTGGAGGAGTTGCCCAATGGAAAGGAGATTCTTGCTGTCCGCGACCGGGAAGAGGCACGGATTGCCGAGGTGGTGAACGAGGAGAGCGAGCAGGCCATCACCGATGCCAAGTATGGTTTTATAGCCGGTGCCCTGCGCGAGACCTATGTGGACAATCATCAGGATACGTCGCGCACTACTCAAATCATAGACTCAATCGTTACTCACCGTGTATGGGGTTATCCCATTTTCTTCCTTTTCCTTTATCTGATGTTCGAAGGCACCTTTGTGCTGGGCGACTATCCTATGCAGGGGATTGAATGGCTGGTAGGCGAATTGGGCGACCTGATATGCAACAACATGTCCGAAGGACCGCTGAAGGACCTTCTAGTGGATGGTATTATCGGAGGTGTGGGCGGTGTCATTGTTTTCCTGCCGAATATTCTGTTGCTCTATTTCTTTATTTCCTTGATGGAAGACTCGGGCTATATGGCACGTGCCGCTTTCATTATGGATAAGATTATGCATAAAATGGGGCTGCATGGAAAGTCTTTCATTCCGCTGATTATGGGCTTTGGGTGTAATGTGCCCGCCATTATGGCTTCGCGTACCATCGAGAACCGCAAGAGCCGTCTGGTGACGATGCTCATCAATCCGCTGATGTCGTGCAGCGCTCGTCTACCCATCTATTTATTGCTGGTAGGCGCCTTCTTCCCGAACAATGCGAGCTTTGTGCTGTTAGTAATCTATGCCATCGGCATTCTGTTGGCAGTGGTCATGGCACGTCTTTTCTGCCGCTTTCTGGTGAAAGGAGACGATACGCCGTTTGTCATGGAGCTGCCGCCTTATCGTATGCCGACGTCCAAGGCCATCTTCCGCCATACGTGGGAGAAGGGGGCGCAGTATCTCCGCAAGATGGGAGGCATCATTATGGTGGCATCCATCGTTATCTGGGCATTGGGATATTATCCCAACCACGATGAATATGAAAGTGTGACGGAACAGCAGGAGAATTCCTACATCGGCCGGATTGGTAAAGCCATGGAACCGGTCATTGAACCGTTGGGATTCGACTGGAAGCTGGGCATCGGCATCCTTTCCGGCGTGGGCGCCAAGGAACTGGTGGTAAGCACGCTCGGAGTGCTTTATGCCGACGATGCCGAGGCAGATGCCGTAAGCTTGGGTGAACGCATTCCGATAACGCCCCTGGTGGCTTTCGGTTACATGGTGTTTGTGCTGATTTATTTTCCGTGCATCGCCACGTTGGCAGCCATTAAAGGGGAGTCGGGCAGTTGGAAGTGGGCCGTGTTTGCGGGGCTTTATACTACTGCGCTGGCCTGGCTGATGTCTTTCGCAATTTATCAGATAGGAGGTCTGTTTTTATGA
- a CDS encoding DUF4468 domain-containing protein — protein MKNLTQLLFTLFCLCLPAMLQAQDRDDSKYLAGAVPEVDGKVVFTKEFSIPGMSQDEIYERLLGWMDARLKENENTSRVVFSDKEKGQIVGIGDEWIVFSSTALSLDRTKILYQLTVTCQPEKSVLEVEKIRFNYREGKEKYTAEEWIVDKYALNKAKTKLVRGLAKWRRKTVDFVDDLCLGAAEALSATTAKALVEEKKEEKKEVKAVVNSGPTVITPKKQVTVEPAQAAEKASEGIVKDAQVIEVPQVKKPAALVPAQKSQQQEYKTIAPEQLSADAIQTGAGKLVIVIGQEPFNMTMMTANSGGSLGKVNGKPVVFSILSPDQPYEQMEKAESYTIRFYPTGQTEPTVILECKKLPSPATMEGMPRTYVGEILKAMVK, from the coding sequence ATGAAAAATTTGACACAACTTCTTTTTACACTGTTTTGCCTTTGTCTGCCGGCCATGCTGCAGGCGCAGGATAGGGACGACAGTAAATATCTGGCCGGTGCTGTTCCCGAGGTGGACGGCAAAGTGGTATTCACCAAAGAATTCAGCATCCCCGGCATGTCTCAGGATGAAATCTACGAACGTCTGCTCGGCTGGATGGATGCCCGTCTGAAAGAGAATGAAAATACCAGCCGTGTAGTATTCTCAGACAAAGAGAAAGGACAAATTGTAGGTATCGGGGATGAATGGATTGTATTCAGTTCTACGGCTCTGTCATTAGACCGTACCAAAATCCTTTACCAGCTGACTGTGACCTGCCAACCCGAAAAGAGCGTGCTCGAAGTAGAAAAGATACGGTTTAACTACCGCGAAGGAAAAGAAAAATATACCGCCGAGGAGTGGATTGTAGACAAGTATGCCTTGAACAAGGCGAAGACCAAACTGGTACGCGGACTTGCCAAGTGGCGCAGAAAAACCGTAGACTTCGTTGATGACCTTTGCCTGGGAGCAGCAGAAGCATTGAGCGCCACCACTGCCAAAGCTCTGGTAGAAGAAAAGAAGGAAGAAAAGAAAGAGGTGAAGGCTGTCGTCAATTCCGGTCCGACGGTAATCACCCCGAAGAAACAAGTTACCGTGGAACCTGCCCAGGCTGCTGAAAAGGCATCCGAAGGCATCGTGAAAGATGCCCAAGTCATCGAAGTGCCCCAAGTCAAGAAACCTGCCGCACTGGTTCCTGCCCAAAAGAGCCAGCAGCAAGAATACAAAACCATAGCCCCCGAGCAATTGTCAGCCGATGCCATCCAGACCGGAGCAGGCAAATTGGTTATCGTCATCGGCCAAGAGCCTTTCAACATGACCATGATGACAGCAAACTCCGGAGGTTCTTTGGGCAAAGTCAACGGCAAACCAGTTGTATTCAGCATACTGTCGCCCGACCAGCCGTATGAACAAATGGAAAAAGCAGAAAGCTATACCATCCGTTTCTATCCTACGGGACAGACAGAGCCTACGGTCATTCTGGAATGTAAGAAGCTGCCTTCACCGGCAACGATGGAAGGTATGCCACGCACGTATGTAGGCGAAATTCTGAAAGCAATGGTCAAATGA